TCAAAAGCTATCTTCTGAGGATCTTGTTGTTTCTGTCTCAAAAGTGAAAGAGAGTTTGGAGGATGAGGAATGATTGACATAAAACTCGTTAGAAAAAAACCAGAAAAGGTTAAAGAGTTATTAAAGAGAAGAGATGAGAAGTATGCACTTATGATTGATGAACTTTTGGTTGTGGACAATGAAAGAAGAACAATAATTTCAAAAGTGGAAGATTTAAAAGCCAAAAGAAACAAATATTCAAAGGAAATTGGTAAGCTTTTTAAGGAAGGTAAAAGAGAAGAAGCTTTAAAGCTAAAGGAAGAAGTTGAAAATTTTTCTAAAGAAATTGCTCTTTTGGAAAAAGAACTGGCAGAAGTTGAGAAAAGGTTTGAAAAATTAATTCTTTCAATTCCTAACCTTCCACACCCATCTACCCCAATTGGTGAGGATGAAAATGACAATATTGTAGTTAGGTATTGGGGAGAAAAGCCTGAGTTTTCTTTTGAACCTATACCACATTGGGACATTGCAAAAGATCTTGACATTCTAGATTTTGAAAGGGCTGCTAAACTTTCTGGTTCAAGGTTTGTTATTTACAAAAAGTGGGGGGCAAAATTAGAACGTGCATTAATCAACTTTATGCTTGATTTACACACCGAGCAACACGGTTACGAGGAAATAATACCTCCATTTCTTGTAAACACAAAAACAATGACTGGTACGGGACAACTTCCAAAGTTTGAAGAAGATCTTTATAAGATTGATGGTGAAGATTTATGGTTAATTCCAACAGCAGAAGTTCCACTCACTAATATGTTTGCTAATGAAATCCTAAAAGAATTGGATTTACCTAAATATCTTACAGCTTACACTCCTTGTTTTAGAAAAGAGGCTGGCTCTCACGGAAAAGATGTCAGAGGAATAATGAGACTCCACCAATTTAATAAGGTGGAACTTGTAAAAATTGTCCATCCTGAAAAGTCCTATGAAGAACTGGAAAAACTGGTTAATGAAGCTGAAAAAGTATTACAACTTTTAGGTTTACATTATAGAGTTGTCGAACTATGCACAGGTGATCTTGGTTTCTCTGCTGCTAAGACTTATGATATTGAAGTTTGGATTCCATCCCAAGGTAGATACAGGGAAATATCTTCCTGCTCAAACTGTGAAGATTTTCAAGCAAGAAGGGCAAAAATAAGATTCAGAGATAAAGAGGGTAAAACAAGGTATGTTCATACATTGAACGGTTCTGGTTTAGCAGTTGGCAGAACGGTAATTGCAATATTGGAACAGTATCAACAAGAGGATGGTTCTGTTGTAATTCCGGAAGTGTTAAGAGATTACATGAAGGTTGAAAGAATTTTCTAACTTTTAAATAGAAACAGGGAGGTGCCACGGGGCACCTTCTCTTAATCTACCAACCATTTATCAACAACAAAACTACCAGTTGTCGCTCCACCGCCAGAAATTGAGCAGTAAAACTGTTGAACTAAGCCACTTGTTGTTTTACATAGCTCTTCTGCATCATCAATTGTTAATCCTTTTGGTGGTTCTACTCCTTGATATGTTAAATCTCCAATGTACAAACTACCCTGCGTCCAAAAAGCCAATTTTGATTCTGTATTTACATCCTTTATATCAATTCCTCCCGGTGCAACAACATCTCCACCTTTTACCCAAGTTACGAAGTTTACACCTGTTGTGTTCTTTTCAAAACTTAAAAGTTGTCCATTATCTTTCGTAAAGTATTCATCACCAATGTTCTTTTCTAAAATTTCGTAATACAATGATGCATACTCTGGATAATCATTAGCAAGATTAAAGATCTGTTCTATTGCTGAAGGGAATGAATCGTATCCATAACCAACATCCTTGCCTGCAAGTAAGAAAACATTGGGATTTGTCGCAAAAGATGTATTTTCAATGTTGAAAAGGTCATTAACGATAAAAAGATCATGTTGTGTATATACAACAAAATTTGCAGAATTTTTTATTTGATCATACTGAAAATCAATTCCGTCATCGAAAAAGATTATATCACCGTTAGATAAAACATTTAAGTTTAAATTGTTGGACGCCGTACTTTCAACATTTATTTGTCCTATTTTTGTAGCATAGTCTCCGTAAACAATTGTAGGGTCTGAGAACAGTAAGTTCAAATCGCCCGCAATTTGAGATGTTTCAATGTTGGTGTTAACTGCCTGCAAGTAATAACTTGAATAAAAGCTCAAGTTTGCATTTCCCTGAATTCCCGTGCCTTCCAAATTAAAGTTCTCGTATGTCAAACCATACCCTTTCGCATCTAAATTAAATTCTTTTCCAATCTGAGAATTCTTTATAGTCAAGTCCTCCCACGC
The sequence above is a segment of the Desulfurobacteriaceae bacterium genome. Coding sequences within it:
- the serS gene encoding serine--tRNA ligase, whose protein sequence is MIDIKLVRKKPEKVKELLKRRDEKYALMIDELLVVDNERRTIISKVEDLKAKRNKYSKEIGKLFKEGKREEALKLKEEVENFSKEIALLEKELAEVEKRFEKLILSIPNLPHPSTPIGEDENDNIVVRYWGEKPEFSFEPIPHWDIAKDLDILDFERAAKLSGSRFVIYKKWGAKLERALINFMLDLHTEQHGYEEIIPPFLVNTKTMTGTGQLPKFEEDLYKIDGEDLWLIPTAEVPLTNMFANEILKELDLPKYLTAYTPCFRKEAGSHGKDVRGIMRLHQFNKVELVKIVHPEKSYEELEKLVNEAEKVLQLLGLHYRVVELCTGDLGFSAAKTYDIEVWIPSQGRYREISSCSNCEDFQARRAKIRFRDKEGKTRYVHTLNGSGLAVGRTVIAILEQYQQEDGSVVIPEVLRDYMKVERIF